The DNA window CCTGATCGAATTTTAATCTTGCGCGCGGTCAGCCCTTCGGCGGCGGGGCCGATATAGGCGCGCAGTTCGCGTTCGGCCTCTTCGTCGGAAATATGGCTGCTCGAATAGACATGGCCCGTGCCACGCCGCGACTGGACGCCTATGTCCCAGATCCAGCCCGCGCTCTGCGCCGTCGATATGGTGTGCGACGCGATCGGGCTGTTGGGTGCGTCATAAGGCACCTGCATCGCCAGCGCCGTGTCGCAAAAGAGGATGTCGTTGCAGTCCCTGAACGGCACGCCCATCGCCTTTTCGATCAGCAATGCGCGAAATCCGGTGCAGTCGACGAACAGATCGCCCTCGATCTCGCCCGCCTGCTGGGTGCGAATGGCGCGGATGTCTCCATTCGCACGCATCAGCACATCCTCCACATCGGCAAGGATGTGGCGCACGCCGAGCTTTTCGCAGCAATGGCGTTGCAGGAAAGGCGCGAACTTGCCCGCGTCGAGATGGTAGGCGTAATTGGCGAGCGCATCATATTCTGCGGTCGCGATCGTCTTGGGCGCGAGACCATCGTCGCAGATGCGCCCCTGCGGGCAGACGCGGTCGCAGAAACTCTCGTCGCCATCCTCCGCCAGCCAGTGAGGCGCGAGGTTTACCTGCCCGAAAGCCTGGGGGAGAACCAGTGGATGATAATAGCCGTCATGCGGCGCGCCGGTGGTCCAGCGGGCGAAGCGGGCGCCCTGCTTGAAGGCGGCGTCGCATTCGCGGAAAAAATCGGTTTCCGACACGCCCATCCGCGACAGCGTCGTGCGGAGTGTCGGCCAGGTGCCTTCGCCAACACCGATGATCGGCGTGTTCGGAGACTCAACCAGTGTGACGGTGAAATCGCGGCGGCCCTGATGACGCGCGGCGATCACGCCTGCGGTCAGCCACCCGGCCGTCCCGCCGCCGACGATGACGATGTTGCGGACAGGTGTGGCCATGTGCGGATTAACCCATGAAAAGGGAGGGGATGTCAACCGACACCCCCTCCAGGGCGAGACAGGTTAGAAGCGGTAACGGACGCCCGCAGTGAAGCGGCGGCCATAACCGTAGACATCCAGCAACTGGTTCGAGAACCGGCCATGGGTGCTGTATGTCTCGTTCGTGATGTTGAGCGCTTCACCGAAGACGCTGAACTGGTCGGTCAGACGGATGTTGGTGCTGAGGTCGATCTGCAACGCAGAATTGACGAAGGTCGGTTCCGCACCGAAGGCCGAATTGTTCTGCGCCTGACCGAACTGGAGCAGATATTTGTCGCGCCAGTTGACCGCCGTCCGGAACTCGAAGCCATTCTTGTCATAGAAGGCGACAAGGTTGGCGGAGTTGGCGAGACCCGTCACGGCAAAGCCGCTGGTCGACAGATCCGTCCGGTCATAGGGCTTGTTGGTTTCGACGAAGGTGGCGTTGGCATTAAAGCCGAAGCCGCTGTCGCCAAACACATGCTGCCAGGCGAGTTCCACACCGCGGACGGTGGCGTCAGGTCCATTGACGCGCCGCGAAATGGTGAACTGAGCAGGCTGGCCGGTCGACGGGTCGATCACCCCGTTGATCGTGCCCCGTTCGGTGCCCGCCACGATGAAGTTCGACACATTCTTGATGAAGAAATTCACCGAAGCATAGGAGTTGCGCTGATAATACCATTCCGCTGCGAAGTCGAAATTCTCCGCGAGATAGGGCTTCAGAGCGGGGTTGCCGCCCGTGGCCGTCAGCGCGCCGACGCGCTGGCCGCTGCCGACGTTGAGCACCGGTGTCAGCGTGTTGAGACCCGGCCTCGTCAGCGTGCGCGATGCATCGAAACGGAGGTGGAAGCTGTCGGTCAACTCCAGCTTCATGTCGATGGCAGGCAGGAAGTAGGAATAGTTGCTGCTGGTCGAAACCGACTGTTCCGGCGTGAAGCCCACGGTCAGAAGCGTCGGGTCGGCCGTGCTGCCCACGATCGAAACCGGCAGGCGTCCGATACCGGTTGAGACGATCTTCGTGCTTTCTTCGCGGCCGCCAGCATTCACCTTGAACGGCATGCCAGCGATTTCCGTGTTGAAGCTGACGCTGATCCATGCCGACCAGCTCTTTTCCAGAATTTTCTGGACGCTGCCCGGATCGAGCGCAAGGTCCAGCGTCCCGTTGAAGCCGGTGCAGCAACCGGCATTATATCCCGACGTATTCGGACCGACCCACAGGCTTTCCAGATATTGCTGGTAAGCGCGCGCGTCATAGTTGAGCAGCACCGGCGGCAAGGCGCCCGAGAAGCCGGGAATCCAGCTCTTTGTGCCAATAGTGCCCTGGATCAGGCTTGCCGGGATGGGGACGCCGCTGGTGCGACCCGAAGGCGCGCCGTAGCCCGCATAGGCCTGCCAGTAGTTATTGGCGAAGGTGTTGCGGTTCTGGAGATTGAATTCATCCTCCATATACCGTCCGCCGACCTTGATCGTCAGGTCATCCTGCTTCCAAGTGGCACCCAGACGGAACTGCTTGATTTCGTCGCTGTTCTTCTGAGCCTGACGCACGGTGACGTGCGAGCCGATGATCGCCTGATCCGTCCAGCGGGACTGGTCGCCAGCGGGTCCGTAGGTCGTGAGTTCGGGGAAGGAGTTCTTGCTGTCCCCGGTTACCTTGACGCCGAGGGCCGTCCCCAGCAGTCCGCCATAACCGATGTCGGCGTTCTCGCTGCTGACCTGGCCGTCGGGATTGAGCCGGCTTTTGGAGTAGCTGGCATCTGCGTCGATGGTCAGATTCTCCGTCGCGTCCCACTTCAGGTTGACCCCAACCTGATTGGTTTCGAGGATATTCTTGTCCGTCCCCGCAACGAAGTCGGTCGGCGAACCGGCCTGGATGAAGTTGGTCGTCGTTCCGTTGCCGTCCAGCGTAACGTTGCGCAGGTCGCCCTGATTGAACCAGATGCCGAAGCCGTCAATGTCGGTCGTGACTTTCTGACGCGAGTAATTGTCGTCAATCGTCAGCACCACATCATCGGAAGGCTGCCACTGGAAGGCGATGCGTCCGTCGATCCGCTCGTCCTTCGTGTAACGCTGGTCCGCGCCATATTGCTGCTGATACCAGCCCACGACATTCTGGCGGTTCGTCGGCGTCGCCCAGGCCGCAGAGCTCGGATCGGAGGTCGGCGAACAGGTGGCGGCTGTGCTTCCTGCGATCTGGCACGGCGCATAGCGGCCGCCCTGCCAGCCGGAAACGAACACGCGATTGGTCTGCGTGTCGCGGCGGGTGTAGATGGCGTCAACAAGGATGCCCATCGTGTCGTCGGCAAAGGTGGTGCTGAACAGCCCGCCAACGGTCGGCACGATCTTGCCCGCTTCGTCCTGAACCGATCCCGATGCGCTGAACGCCATGCGGGTGCCCGGCTTGTCGAAGGGCTTGGGGTAGGAGATATTAAGCGTGGCACCGATTGAGCTGCTGGACAGCGAGAGCTCCGGCGTCTTGTAAACGGCGAGCTGACCGACGAAATCCGCGCCGACGGTGGTAAAGTCAACCGAGCGGCCGCCCGAAGCGGTCGAGATGCGACGGCCGTCGATCAGTGTTTCGTTGAAGTCGCCACCGAAACCGCGGACGGAGATGCCCTGAGGTTCACCACGCGACCCGTTGCGCTGGATCGAGACGCCCGGCAGGCGCTGGAGCGAGGCGGCTACGTTCGAATCCGGGAATTTGCCGATGTCTTCCGACGAAATCACATCGACGACGCCCGAAGATGTCCGTTTGATGTCGAGGTTGCGCTGAAGCGAACCGCGGATGCCGGTGACGACGATGTCGGCATCGCTCGCGTCGGCGGCGGCTACGCCCTGCGGCGCTGCACCTTGCGCAAAGGCTGGTGCGGAGACAGCCAGCGCCATCATGCTGGCCGTCGCGGCCAGCGCCACGCGACCGCGCGCGGCATCGTTTTTACGGAATCTGTGAGTCATGATCCTCCCCTTGGTCGACACTTCTCGCCCAGCCGAACCGGCCCGATTGCCGCCCCAGCCATTTGTTTTTCGATCCGTTGAGATATTCTCCGCCTTGGCGGCGGATGTCCTCTCAACTGGCTCTTCTCTTTTTGTGGATCAAATGGTAGCGCTATCGAAAACGGCGATCAAGCGAAATTGTAGGGGTAATGTTCGATCCGCTATAATGTGGCTGTCCGGCCACAGGCGAACCCCGGAAAATGCGGAGGAGAGGATATGGACGACGTGGAAGTCTTGAACAGCGAACGGCATGCGGATGTGCGGATGATGTCCGGCGACCAGACCGGCAGCCCTTTCGTCCGTATCGTGACGAGCGAATTTGCCGCTGCGGTCGTGTCCTGTCCGCTGCTCTTTTCCAAACATGCAGAGACCGGCGCTTTCTATGTGGGCGCGTTGTTGGGCTTCAAGGAAGGCGAATTGCTGATCGACAGGCCCGACGGCAAAGCGGCCTTCCGTCCGCTCGAGGCGGACAGGGAAGGATTTTTCGCGACCGGTGAGCATATCGCACTCGACCGCACCCACCCCCGCTTTTCGGGCAGCGGTCAGCCCCTGTTCGATGACCGTGGGGGCGCGACCCTGGTTCTGAAATCGGCGCAGGCGGCGCTGGGCCGATTGATTGCGGGGGCGGAGGCGACTGACGCTTTCATCACGGCCATGCGCGATCATCGCCTGATCGAGCCGATCGACATCACGCTCAACTTCGATGACGGGGAGCGGCTGCATCTCGACGGGCTATATACGGTCAGTCTGGATGCGCTCGGCGACCTCGACGACGCTACGGCGTTGACGCTGTTCCGGGCCGGACATCTGCAACATGCCTATATGATGGTCGCGTCGCTTCAGCACATTGCGTTGATGGCGCGTCGGCGTAATGAACGGCTTGCCGCTGGCGTTTGACATGCCGCCCCCGCACGAATCCATCGAGGAAATGGCCGCGTCGCAGGTCTCGGACGCTGCGGCGATGCAGAGACTTGCCCTTCAGTGCCGCCCGGTGGTGATTCGCGGGGTGTTGGCGCACTGGCCTGCGGTCGATGCCGCACGGCGGGGCGCGGCGGACGCTCTTGCCTATCTCCGGCAGTTTGCGGCCGGGCATCGGGCGGAATATTTCTCGGCGGATGCCGACCTTGCCGGGCGCTACCATTATGGCGAGGGGCCGGGGGGCTTCAACTTCACCCGCAAGACAGCGTCGGTGAAAGACGCACTCGACCGGATCGAGGACAATGCCTTGGGCGAAGGCACCGAAACAGCCTATCTGGGTTCGCTGCCGGCGGATATTCATTATCCCGGCTTCGCGCAGGCCAATGGATGCGATCTGCTGCCTTCGGGAGTGCACCCACGGCTTTGGGTAGGTAACCGGTCGACGGTCGCGTGCCATTACGACGTCTATGACAATCTGGCCTGCGTCGTGGCGGGCCGGCGGCGGTTCACGGTTTATCCGCCCGATGCCATCGGCGATCTCTATATCGGGCCGATCGACCACACATTGTCGGGCCAGCCGGTGTCGCTTGCTGACGGCGCAGGCGAAGCGGACCCGCGCTACCCGCGATTCGCGCTGGCGAAGGAAAGGGCGATGGCGGTGGAGCTTGCCCCCGGCGACGCGCTCTATCTGCCAAAATTGTGGTGGCATCAGGTTGAGGCGACCGAACCGCTCAATATCCTCGCTAACTACTGGTGGGACGGCTTTTCGGCGGGACCGGATTCGCCCTACGCCGCAATGATGCTTGCGATGATAACGCTTGCGGAGCGTCCGGCCGAGGAGCGCGCGGCGTGGAGGGCTTTTTACGATCATTATGTCTTTCGCGAGCGGGGACATCCGCTCGCTCACATGCCCGAGGCGCAGCATGGCGTCCTTGGGCGGCTTTCGGAGAATTACGGGCGCATCCGCACCATGGTGATGCGGATGCTCCGCGCGGGATAGGACAGAATAAAGGGAGAAGGGTGTGAAGAGAGCAATAGTCGGGGCGGCAGCGGCGATGGTGATGGCGATGGCCGCCGCGCCTTCAACCGCACAGGTGGCGACGGCTGGACCGGCGCCAATTGAAGGCGCGCCCGCCGTGACCATCGAACGGATCAAGGTGCATGCGCCTTCGATCGAGGGGAATCTGGAAGGAGAGGCAGCGGATCGGGATGTGCTGGTGGTTCTGCCGCCGGGCTATGCCAAGGAGAGGAAGCGTCGCTATCCGGTCGTGTATGCGCTCCACGGCTATTCCATCGGGGCGGAGCAGTGGGCCGGGGAAATCCATCTGCAGACGGCGGCACAGAACGGCTTTGCCCGAGGCGTTAAGGAGATGATCCTTGTCCTTCCCGATTCCAGAACGGTGCATAACGGGTCGATGTATTCGCGGTCCGAGACGACCGGCGATTTCGAGACCTTCATTTCCCGCGATCTCGTTGCCTATGTCGACGGCCATTATCGCACCATCGCCAGACGGGAAAGCAGAGGTCTGGCCGGGCACAGCATGGGCGGATATGGCACCAGCCGTATTGGCATGAAGCATGCCGATATGTTCGGCGCGCTCTACATGATGAGTCCCTGCTGCCTGTCGGCCCGCCCGGCCGGTCAGATGGATGCGGCGGCGATGGCCCAACTGGAGGCGGTCAGGACGCCGGCGGATTCTGCCGCACTGCCCTTCTTCCTTCGCGCGCAACTTGCGACCGCGGCGGCATGGTCGCCCAATCCGAAGAACCCGCCGCTCTATCTCGACCTGCCGGTGAAGAATGGAGAGGTGCGGAGCGATGTGCTGGCCAGATGGGCGGCCAACGCGCCGCTGGCGTTTGTGGATCAGTATGTGAGCGATCTGCGGCGCTATCGCGCGATCGCCATCGACGTGGGGGATCGCGACGGATTGAAGGACGATGCGCGGACCTTGCACGAAGTGCTGGATCGCTATGGCATCGCCAACAGTTTTGAGATCTATGAGGGGGATCACACCAGCCGGGTGGCGTGGCGGTTTCAGGATCAGTTGCTGCCGTTCTTTTCGCGGAACCTCGATTTTGAGACAGCGAAGTAGACAGCTAGAATGATTTTGCGCGCAACCGACGAACGTCGATAGTTAGCGATAACAATATCATTGTCATCCCGGCGCATGCCGCTATCCCTGTGGCAGAGGCTGGATCGAAGCAATCCGGGACAAGAGGGAGAGTGCTGCCATGAGAACGGTTGGGAACGCGAGAGTCGCGCTCACTTTGGGGAGCGCCCTTGCGACGCTGGCTGCTGCTCCGGCGTGGGCGGCTCCCCGGTTTGATCCCATGTTTTCCGATCACGCGGTCATCCAGCGGGACCATCCCGTGACAATCACGGGCCGTGCGGAACCGGGAGAAATGGTATCGGTAACATTTTCTTCGCAGTCGCGGCAGGTGAAAGCGGCGGCGGAGGGCCGGTTCGAGGCGCGGTTCGATCCGGTTGGGGAAGCGGGGCAGGTCCAACTGGTCGCTCAGGCGGCGTCCGGCACGGCGACGGCGCGGGACGTGGCGGTAGGCGACGTGTTCCTGTGTTCGGGACAGTCGAACATGGAACTGGAAGTGCGCAATGCGCAGGACGCGGTCGGGCAGATACGCGGGTCGGCCGACGACCAGTTGCGCCTGATGCTGGTGCCGCGCGCCGTGGCGGACGACCCGCTGCGCGATTTTCCCAAAGCGTCCTCTTGGCAGGTCGCCGGACCCGAAAGCGTGGCCGATTTTTCCGCCGCCTGTTTCTACATGGCGCGTGAATTGCGTAAGACGGCCAAAGTCCCCATCGGCGCGATTGCCAGCAGTTGGGGCGGCTCCCGGATCAGCCCGTGGATGGGGCCGAAGGCGCAGGCGGAGGTGGGACAGGCAGCGCAGTCGGCGCTTGTCTCCCTTCATGGCCGCGATCCCTTCGCCGCCGAACGTCAGGCGAGCGCAGAGTGGGAGGCATGGTGGCGCAAGGAAACCGGCGACAGGCCCGGTTCCGAACCCTGGCAGCCTTCCGCCAGGATCGCATGGACGCCCGTGCCGCGCATCGGCGCCTGGGAGGATTGGGGCATCCCGCAAATGGCGGCCTATAACGGCATGGGCTGGTTCCGCCGAGACATTGATCTGACGGCCGAGCAGGCGAAGGCGGCGGCGAAGCTGTCCACCGGCCTGCTGGACGATGTCGGGCGTGTGTGGATCAACGGCAAGCCGGTGGGCATGAGTGCGCGCAGTTGGGTGCCCAGCAGTTTCGATGTGCCGCCCGGCGTGCTGAAGGCGGGACGCAATGTCGTGATCGTCAACATCCTCGACAGCTATGGCAATGGCGGCCTGTCGGGTCCGGCGGGCGTGATGAAGCTGGCGGTCGGGGCGGACAGCATTCCGCTGGCCGATGGCTGGCGCTATTCGATCCCGGCGAAGACGCCTGACGGCGCGCCGCGCGTTCCGTGGGGCGACACGACAGGATCAGGCACGCTTTATAACGGGATGATCGCGCCGCTGGGGTCCATCGGCCTGAAAGGCGTGGCCTGGTATCAGGGCGAATCGGACGTCGACCTGCCGGGCTATGATGCGCGGATGCAGGCGATGATGAACGACTGGCGGCGGCAGTTCGGATCGCCCGACCTCGCCTTCGTCGCGGTGCAGCTTGCGGCCTATGGCACGCCCGTCACCCAGCCGTGGACCAGCGGCTGGGCCGCGATGCGGCAGGTGCAGTATCAGGCGATGGCGCGCGATCCGCATGGCGGCCTTGCGACCGCGATCGACATTGGCGATCCGTTCGACATCCATCCGGGCGAAAAGCAGGAAGTGGGCCGCCGGCTGGCGCGGGCCATGCGTGCGGTCGCCTATGGTGAGGCGGTTTCCCGCACCGGGCCGCAGGGCGAACGCGCGGTGGCGAGCGGGGACGGAGGCGTGATCGTCGAGTTTACCGGCCTTACCGGCGCGCTCCACACGCGCAGTTCCGCGCAGGCAATCGGGTTCGAGCTGTGTGGCGAGAGCCAGAATAGCTGTCGCTTCGCGCCGGGGCGGGTGGATGGCGCGCGGGTCGTGCTGGCGGGCGACGGCCAGCCGGTGACGCGGGTGCGTTATGCGTGGGCCAATTCCCCGGTCATCAACCTTTACGACGATGCGCCGCTTCCGGTGGGATCGTTCGAACTGCCGGTGACGGCAGCGCGCTAAAACAGGGGCCGTCCGCAAGAGGCGGCAAGGCGAGACAGCATATGGCAGACAATAGGGCGCGCTTCGGCGTGATGTCGGCGTGCGCCCTTGGCAGGAGAGAAGAGATATGACCGGACGGGCGCGAACGATGAGAGCGGTGGGCTGGCTGGCCCTTGGACTGGCAGGCGGCGGAGCGAGCGGGGCGCAGGCGCAGGCGATTCGCGCGACGATTGATGTGAGCCGGACCAGCGCGGCGGTGACGCCTTATGAATATGGCATGTTCATCGAACCCATTGGCGGGCTGGTGAACCGGACGCTGTGGGCGGAGATGCTGGACGACCGCAAATTCTACTATCCGATCCGCGTCGAGGGGAAGGACGAGAAAGTCCCCGACACGGTGGAGGGCCGCCCCGCCCCCAGCTTCCGCAAATGGCGGCCGATCGGCGGCGGGGATGCAGTGGCGATGGATAGCGCCGCGCCCTTCGTCGGCCGCTTCAGTCCCGTGGTGACGCTGGCGGGGACAGGCCCGCGCGGCTTCGGGCAGGGCGGCATGAGCCTTGTCGCGGGCAAGGACTATGTCGGGCGCATCCAGTTGAGCGGCGATCCCGGCGCGAAGGTGGAAGTCGCGCTGGTCTGGGGCGAAGGTCTGCGGGACCGGCAGGTCGTGGCGCTGCCTGCGCCGGGAACGGCGTGGGCCGAACTGCCGTTCCGCTTTACGGCCGGAAAGGCTTCCTCCGACGCGCGGCTGGAAGTGACGGGGACGGGTAGCGGCAGTTTCAGGGTGGGTGCGGTTTCGCTGATGCCTGCGGACAATATCAATGGCTGGCGCGCGGATGTCACGGCTATCGCCAAAACGCTGAACTCCGGTTTCTGGCGGCTGCCGGGCGGCAATTTCCTGTCCAACTGGGACTGGCATCAGGCGCTCGGCCCGCGTGACAGGCGTCAGCCCATGTTCGATCACGCATGGAGCGCGATGCAGACCAACGATATCGGCATGGACGAATGGATGGAGCTGACGCGCATCCTTGGCGTGGAGCCTTATGTGACCGTCAATGCGGGTCTGGGCGACGCCAATTCGGCTGCGGAGGAGGTGGAATATCTGAACGGCCCCGCGACCAGCGAGTGGGGCGCGAAGCGCGCCGCCAACGGCCACCCGGCCCCCTATGGCGTCAAATGGTGGAATATCGGCAACGAACCTTATGGCTGGTGGCAGATCGGCAAGACCAGCCTCGACTATTATCTGATGAAGCACCGCGATTTCGCCGCTGCGATGAAGGCCAGAGACCCTGGCATCACGCTCATCGCCTCCGGCGCGATGCCCGACCAGTTGCATCCGCGCGACGTGAAGGAGAACCCATCGCTCGAAAGCATCCAGCACAAGTTCGGCACGGAGGAAGACTGGACCGGCGGCTTCTTCGCCAAGGCGATGGGCAGCTTCGACGGCATCACCGAACATTATTATGACCGGGGCGAGGAGCGGCCCGGCGCGCCTGCGGACGAGGAACTGATCGAGTTCGCGCGTTCGCCCTCCAACCATGTGCGAATGAAGGCGGAGGAATGGAACATCTACCAGCAGCGCTATCCGGCGATCAAAACGGCCAATGGCGGCCAGGGCATTTTCCTGTCCATGGACGAATATGCCTATATGGCGAAGGACGGCGCGACGCTGAAATCCGCGCTCGCCTATTCGATGGTGATGCAGGAAATGCTGCGCCACAGCGATTTTCTGACGATGGCGGCCTTTACCACCGGCGTTTCGACGATGGACATCACGCCGACCGGCGCGGTCATGAACACGACAGGTCTCGTCTTCAAACTTTATGGCGAGCATTTCGGCGCGGGGACGGTGCCTGTCGCGCTTGACGGCAATGTGCCCCAGCCCGATCCCAAACATGTCGTCGGATCGTCCCACCCGCAGGTGAAGGCGGGC is part of the Sphingobium amiense genome and encodes:
- a CDS encoding tryptophan halogenase family protein, with the protein product MATPVRNIVIVGGGTAGWLTAGVIAARHQGRRDFTVTLVESPNTPIIGVGEGTWPTLRTTLSRMGVSETDFFRECDAAFKQGARFARWTTGAPHDGYYHPLVLPQAFGQVNLAPHWLAEDGDESFCDRVCPQGRICDDGLAPKTIATAEYDALANYAYHLDAGKFAPFLQRHCCEKLGVRHILADVEDVLMRANGDIRAIRTQQAGEIEGDLFVDCTGFRALLIEKAMGVPFRDCNDILFCDTALAMQVPYDAPNSPIASHTISTAQSAGWIWDIGVQSRRGTGHVYSSSHISDEEAERELRAYIGPAAEGLTARKIKIRSGHREIFWKRNCVAVGLAAGFLEPLEASAIVLIELSARIISEQMPAVREVMDIVSARFNATTHYRWGRIIDFLKLHYVLTQRTDSDFWRDNVREETIPERLRELLLLWRYQPPGFHDEFDRVEEVFPAASYQYVLYGMGFKTEVDRGALARDASAAGRAVRENVALTAKLRAGLPRHRDLINKIVAHGLQPV
- a CDS encoding TonB-dependent receptor translates to MTHRFRKNDAARGRVALAATASMMALAVSAPAFAQGAAPQGVAAADASDADIVVTGIRGSLQRNLDIKRTSSGVVDVISSEDIGKFPDSNVAASLQRLPGVSIQRNGSRGEPQGISVRGFGGDFNETLIDGRRISTASGGRSVDFTTVGADFVGQLAVYKTPELSLSSSSIGATLNISYPKPFDKPGTRMAFSASGSVQDEAGKIVPTVGGLFSTTFADDTMGILVDAIYTRRDTQTNRVFVSGWQGGRYAPCQIAGSTAATCSPTSDPSSAAWATPTNRQNVVGWYQQQYGADQRYTKDERIDGRIAFQWQPSDDVVLTIDDNYSRQKVTTDIDGFGIWFNQGDLRNVTLDGNGTTTNFIQAGSPTDFVAGTDKNILETNQVGVNLKWDATENLTIDADASYSKSRLNPDGQVSSENADIGYGGLLGTALGVKVTGDSKNSFPELTTYGPAGDQSRWTDQAIIGSHVTVRQAQKNSDEIKQFRLGATWKQDDLTIKVGGRYMEDEFNLQNRNTFANNYWQAYAGYGAPSGRTSGVPIPASLIQGTIGTKSWIPGFSGALPPVLLNYDARAYQQYLESLWVGPNTSGYNAGCCTGFNGTLDLALDPGSVQKILEKSWSAWISVSFNTEIAGMPFKVNAGGREESTKIVSTGIGRLPVSIVGSTADPTLLTVGFTPEQSVSTSSNYSYFLPAIDMKLELTDSFHLRFDASRTLTRPGLNTLTPVLNVGSGQRVGALTATGGNPALKPYLAENFDFAAEWYYQRNSYASVNFFIKNVSNFIVAGTERGTINGVIDPSTGQPAQFTISRRVNGPDATVRGVELAWQHVFGDSGFGFNANATFVETNKPYDRTDLSTSGFAVTGLANSANLVAFYDKNGFEFRTAVNWRDKYLLQFGQAQNNSAFGAEPTFVNSALQIDLSTNIRLTDQFSVFGEALNITNETYSTHGRFSNQLLDVYGYGRRFTAGVRYRF
- a CDS encoding SapC family protein, translated to MDDVEVLNSERHADVRMMSGDQTGSPFVRIVTSEFAAAVVSCPLLFSKHAETGAFYVGALLGFKEGELLIDRPDGKAAFRPLEADREGFFATGEHIALDRTHPRFSGSGQPLFDDRGGATLVLKSAQAALGRLIAGAEATDAFITAMRDHRLIEPIDITLNFDDGERLHLDGLYTVSLDALGDLDDATALTLFRAGHLQHAYMMVASLQHIALMARRRNERLAAGV
- a CDS encoding cupin-like domain-containing protein — translated: MNGLPLAFDMPPPHESIEEMAASQVSDAAAMQRLALQCRPVVIRGVLAHWPAVDAARRGAADALAYLRQFAAGHRAEYFSADADLAGRYHYGEGPGGFNFTRKTASVKDALDRIEDNALGEGTETAYLGSLPADIHYPGFAQANGCDLLPSGVHPRLWVGNRSTVACHYDVYDNLACVVAGRRRFTVYPPDAIGDLYIGPIDHTLSGQPVSLADGAGEADPRYPRFALAKERAMAVELAPGDALYLPKLWWHQVEATEPLNILANYWWDGFSAGPDSPYAAMMLAMITLAERPAEERAAWRAFYDHYVFRERGHPLAHMPEAQHGVLGRLSENYGRIRTMVMRMLRAG
- a CDS encoding alpha/beta hydrolase — translated: MKRAIVGAAAAMVMAMAAAPSTAQVATAGPAPIEGAPAVTIERIKVHAPSIEGNLEGEAADRDVLVVLPPGYAKERKRRYPVVYALHGYSIGAEQWAGEIHLQTAAQNGFARGVKEMILVLPDSRTVHNGSMYSRSETTGDFETFISRDLVAYVDGHYRTIARRESRGLAGHSMGGYGTSRIGMKHADMFGALYMMSPCCLSARPAGQMDAAAMAQLEAVRTPADSAALPFFLRAQLATAAAWSPNPKNPPLYLDLPVKNGEVRSDVLARWAANAPLAFVDQYVSDLRRYRAIAIDVGDRDGLKDDARTLHEVLDRYGIANSFEIYEGDHTSRVAWRFQDQLLPFFSRNLDFETAK
- a CDS encoding sialate O-acetylesterase, whose amino-acid sequence is MRTVGNARVALTLGSALATLAAAPAWAAPRFDPMFSDHAVIQRDHPVTITGRAEPGEMVSVTFSSQSRQVKAAAEGRFEARFDPVGEAGQVQLVAQAASGTATARDVAVGDVFLCSGQSNMELEVRNAQDAVGQIRGSADDQLRLMLVPRAVADDPLRDFPKASSWQVAGPESVADFSAACFYMARELRKTAKVPIGAIASSWGGSRISPWMGPKAQAEVGQAAQSALVSLHGRDPFAAERQASAEWEAWWRKETGDRPGSEPWQPSARIAWTPVPRIGAWEDWGIPQMAAYNGMGWFRRDIDLTAEQAKAAAKLSTGLLDDVGRVWINGKPVGMSARSWVPSSFDVPPGVLKAGRNVVIVNILDSYGNGGLSGPAGVMKLAVGADSIPLADGWRYSIPAKTPDGAPRVPWGDTTGSGTLYNGMIAPLGSIGLKGVAWYQGESDVDLPGYDARMQAMMNDWRRQFGSPDLAFVAVQLAAYGTPVTQPWTSGWAAMRQVQYQAMARDPHGGLATAIDIGDPFDIHPGEKQEVGRRLARAMRAVAYGEAVSRTGPQGERAVASGDGGVIVEFTGLTGALHTRSSAQAIGFELCGESQNSCRFAPGRVDGARVVLAGDGQPVTRVRYAWANSPVINLYDDAPLPVGSFELPVTAAR
- a CDS encoding alpha-L-arabinofuranosidase C-terminal domain-containing protein, with protein sequence MTGRARTMRAVGWLALGLAGGGASGAQAQAIRATIDVSRTSAAVTPYEYGMFIEPIGGLVNRTLWAEMLDDRKFYYPIRVEGKDEKVPDTVEGRPAPSFRKWRPIGGGDAVAMDSAAPFVGRFSPVVTLAGTGPRGFGQGGMSLVAGKDYVGRIQLSGDPGAKVEVALVWGEGLRDRQVVALPAPGTAWAELPFRFTAGKASSDARLEVTGTGSGSFRVGAVSLMPADNINGWRADVTAIAKTLNSGFWRLPGGNFLSNWDWHQALGPRDRRQPMFDHAWSAMQTNDIGMDEWMELTRILGVEPYVTVNAGLGDANSAAEEVEYLNGPATSEWGAKRAANGHPAPYGVKWWNIGNEPYGWWQIGKTSLDYYLMKHRDFAAAMKARDPGITLIASGAMPDQLHPRDVKENPSLESIQHKFGTEEDWTGGFFAKAMGSFDGITEHYYDRGEERPGAPADEELIEFARSPSNHVRMKAEEWNIYQQRYPAIKTANGGQGIFLSMDEYAYMAKDGATLKSALAYSMVMQEMLRHSDFLTMAAFTTGVSTMDITPTGAVMNTTGLVFKLYGEHFGAGTVPVALDGNVPQPDPKHVVGSSHPQVKAGSATFPLDMIAGLSPDGKRLRIGVVNATYKVQSVAVAVPGRQVRGAGTVWRIAAKSLAAANKVGAKLGVTITQAKAAAMNGRLSVPPLSTSIFEYPLAE